The Mytilus trossulus isolate FHL-02 chromosome 3, PNRI_Mtr1.1.1.hap1, whole genome shotgun sequence genome contains a region encoding:
- the LOC134712608 gene encoding maleylacetoacetate isomerase-like, with protein MSKPVLYSYFRSSCSWRVRIALLMKKIDFEYSAVHLVKDGGQQKSEDFSTLNPMQQVPTLVINGQPISQSVAVLEYLEETYPDPPLLPKDSLQRAKVREITETICSGIQPLQNLVVLQKIGDEKKNEWGQFWINKGFVALEQLLNKTAGKYCLGDEVTIADLCLVPQVGNAIRFNVDMSKFPMISKINEELSKLEAFKKAHPFAQPDCPEDLRQK; from the exons ATGTCAAAG cCAGTTTTGTACTCCTACTTCAGAAGCTCCTGTTCATGGAGGGTTAGAATAG CTTTGTTGATGAagaaaattgattttgaatacTCAGCTGTACATTTAGTAAAAGATGGAGGACAACag aAATCAGAAGATTTCAGTACTCTTAATCCAATGCAGCAAGTTCCTACTCTGGTCATCAATGGTCAGCCAATATCACAATCA GTTGCTGTATTAGAATACTTGGAGGAAACTTATCCAGATCCTCCATTACTGCCAAAAGATTCCTTACAAAGAGCTAAG gtaagggagataactgaaACAATTTGTTCTGGAATCCAGCCATTGCAGAATTTAGTCGTTCTTCAGAAAATTGGAGATGAGAAGAAGAATGAATGGGGACAATTTTGGATAAACAAAGGATTTGTAG CTTTGGAACAATTGCTTAACAAAACAGCAGGAAAATATTGTTTAGGGGACGAAGTAACCATAGCAGATTTATGTTTAGTGCCACAAGTTGGTAATGCAATAAG ATTCAATGTAGATATGTCCAAGTTTCCAATGATATCAAAAATCAATGAAGAACTGTCTAAACTTGAAGCATTTAAAAAAGCTCACCCATTTGCACAGCCAGACTGTCCAGAAGATCTCAGACAGAAATAA